Below is a genomic region from Ascaphus truei isolate aAscTru1 chromosome 8, aAscTru1.hap1, whole genome shotgun sequence.
CCCTGAGCATctcctgctcttttttttttagtggTAACCTGCGCTGGGCTCTGGAGAGTACCCCCTTTTAACCTCCGGTCACTTAATATTTCAACAGCTCATATGTCCTGAACGAAACCTCAAATTGTAAGAAAAAAAACCTGAACGGGCAAGAtgagatctttaaaaaaaaaaaaaataataataatatatatatatctccaataaAGAATGTCACTTgaagcccatttaagcaaatgcatcgccgttcatacagcttttaagcacagcatgggactagcaaagcaaagAGTGGTTTGACTtactttgctagtcccatgctgtgcttaaaagcagtatgaacagcgatgcatttgcttatatgggctccatgtgagtggatattccaggcaaaaggtgacacatcgtgtgctcatttgcatgtcatttcccagaatcccttgctgcagtgggagcattgtTTGCTAGgtgatggttgaaaggcagggttgcagacctgtctaagacatgtgaatgtgctcacaaattatattctttattggctataagctaacggtggaggttttttgttttttcacccaccataacacacacacacacacgttattatctccgactgctgctttaaagatttagcaaatacagctcaacccccttataacgctgtgcttggggtccaaagaatcacatcgcgttataagcggatcacgttaaAAATAATGCACAATTCTatgtattgtacaataaagtatttaagatgccaataattgtgttgtaaagtattcataaatatgaaaattgggagccacgcttgcatcgcgttataagcggattcgctttgtaacggatcgcgttataacagggttgagctgtataagaaTACAGGAATTCTGGGGTATGAGCAGCGGGAACATGCCTAAACTTGCAGGGAGAAAGACATTTTTCCTTTTCACTTATTATCCCCACTTAtttcagagagtcagagagcgcgagagagattGCTGTTCGACTACTACTATGCATTGCAGTAGTAGGGAaaagtgctgtgtgtatatataatattacaaacATGTCCTCTAGAATTGTTCgaatacattaaaatatatatacatttttgttacaGTGACAAATTAGGAGAGCCAATTCtagtttataaataataatacacactCGTGCTTTCAGTTACCTGGCATCACAATGATTCTTCCTTTGGCCTAAAATAGAAAAATGCCACATATTACTCTCGTGATGCAGATTCAATTACAGTAAACATAGAACAGATGCCAGTAAACTGTGCAGCACCAGAGGCTTTGTGACACTGTAACAGAGGAACATTAATGTTTAGTGGAAAGCATATATTTAAGAAAAACCCTCATATGTCGTTAAGTCCTTTTACAGGAAGACCTGGTGCACAGCCCTGGTAATTGGAGAGTAGCTAAGCAGATTTTATTGTGATGTAAAAATAATGTaacaagtactgcaccgacacactttattcgagcaaatacccggtatgtacctggcagatacctggaatgcgccgctcctcacctctgacaagccccgttgcgtttgcctgcccagcctgggttcatgcctggctgatgggcggctgatctgttaaatgataatgattagaatttaataggctgcaatgcttcccgtgtctaccagatggcataaattcatgaattgtaatgcagtatatatatatatactgtgcagtattgcagccagcaggaataaaatgcttcaatccctgcttggaaaatacctcaatgcactcgggcagaaaacagtcacaaacctcaatacacccgggtatacccgaattcgtgggactagccaagctcgaataaagtgtgtcgccagtgtatggaaaAAAATAGAATAGGTTACCTGTTCTACGAGTCTTTTAATTAGCGGGAGTCCTTCTAAAGCAGAGCTGTCACATCCGCTGGTCAGTACCCTTTCAAATCCCAGTGAAATTAGAGTTTCCATCGCAACCGCGGGATCATACACCATGTCAAACGCTGCAAGATCAGATAATGTCAGGCAATACATAGCGGCTGTGAACATGTGCTGATGGCATGCCATCGTTATCTGGGAGATATCAGGAGATCTTTGTAATGACACACTTaggcaagctcagaacccaacacccaatatatttgtgtcaaaaggagtgctattgggtgtgaccaaatatactgtatacaacaaaaaaaattaaaccccaatgcaacatccaaatgacaaaatagCTCACCCTTCCCACTTTTGAAGTAACACTTACTATTTCGCCTTGAGaagcgaaacgcgcgcgtcggctctatTCTCctacgtgcacgcgcagatcagtgACTGCCTCCGCATTTATGTTTCACACCGCGAGCTTATGCGGTAGTCTGCTCGTGCTATAATATACAGGCTATAAGTGCCCCGACAGACACTACAAGCCTCTTAATGAGGAATATTTATAGGGATAGTGCTCCGAACCAGTAGAAGTATATATTAAGTTCCCTGCAGGTTGCGCCGCTATATATGGACGTATTAACAGCAGCCCCGGGGTTACTTTTCTTTTGTGTATCACGCAGCTATCTCCTCTGAAGTATATCATGATTCATGTTTGTACTTAGGTGTCAGTGTCTCCCTGATAAGGATTTTAACTAATATCTCTACAACCTACTGTCAGACTGCATTACCTCTGACAACTGCTACGTAGGTTACTACACGACATTACACTCCTGCAGAACAGACCTAAGCAGGTTATCTTAGGTCATTCTGACACCGTGCAAAGCACACCATTATTCACACAGAGGAGCATCAAGCTGATTGTACATAGATACCCCActgatatatatagtatatatgttttatatgtgtatcAGTCACTACTAGTCACATTACCTATTTCATCCCTTGGTTTATGCAGATACTCCCATTATGTGACCTGTAGTTTAAGTATCTACCTAAGCACACCCTACAGTATTCATTTAAAACACAGGTCCACACTAGGAtttctgtgttgttttgttatttgtgtgttaccTGGATACACCTAGTACACACAACTACGTTTGATCCTGAGCCTATATGGCTATCAGTACTAATGATCAGCTCACCTTCAGTACGTTGTTTTAACacctattattttatatatgtgttgctattaataaagtttatgttttaattcattcactcatcaccagagggtgaacccgAGTGCTACATTGGGTTCTCTCTCTATCTTCTACTATTGTATTTACACCCATAGCACCGTTCACAGCCTAACTCtattgtggctgcagcaggggctcccTTATCGCTCTTACCACTTTTGAAGTAGCAGGTTTTTGTATGCACCTGTGGAAAATGGTCTATTAAGACATTTCTCCCTGTATTATAGGGGTAAATGAGAATAATCacgggtagtgttaggacctgcagagtggtcatgccgtgacgtggctgcaagcttataacgctttggccagagtttaactaaatgacccttactcatgagaagacAAAGAGgcagtatttaactatatactttgtcatttggatgttgaattggggtttttttttttttgtttgatataTACAAGATCTTTATAACGATGCTAAAACAAAAAGGTTGCCCGAGTAACTGCCCATCACAGAGCAATGGGTTGGGCAAGTCCCTGGAAAAAGCAATAATGATTCATTCAAGCGTTACTTAATAACGTAAAGTAAACAGTGCGTAATTCTGATCAGCAATTCTGATACGTGTCAATCAGAATGATCTCATTTCATCCGGGCATCGTATCAACGATGTACTGTACCTTTAATGCTCTTAGTTTATTCAATAATAACTGatctaaaaatgtattaaaaataatatttgctGTACTTATTTTTGCAGCTTTTGATATAGGATGGAATGACTATATTTAGCAAGGAAGTGTCCCTGTCACTACTTTCATTGAAACAATGTCACTCGCATAAGCTATGATACTGATTAGCAAACTTGCTGTATGAGGTTATTTCAGTGTCTCTGCAAACAGGAGTATCCCCTGTAATCAACATATTAAtccaaacacttttttttaatatataataaaagCTACAGATGGTTATAAAATCATTGTATTCATTTGATTTTGCAGGTGAAAGTAGGgaatttagttttattttttgctttctGGTAAACGCTATCCAAGTGAAAATAATGTAGCTCAAGTTAATTTAAGTTAATTATTGCATACATCAGGCCAGGCCAAAAACATCACAATACGTCAGTCAAAAGTACTATGTTTTGCAATGAATTATTCTCATTGTACATCCATTGATATCACCGACAATAGGATGAGTGAAACTGTTGTGTGGCTCATTAAATCTGGCTATTGTGGGGGGAGTTCAATACTGTACACACAAGCGCTCTGATATTTCTCATTGTATACCTGTAGTTAAATGGCTACATAAATCAACAAGAAGAAGAAATGTGTGTTGTGCCGTTTCAAGGACATCTAACTATTATGGTCATTCCCATGGGATGACACTCACCTCGATGGAAAGTAACCGCCAGAGGACGAGATACGGCTATAATAGGGAGAGAAAAGAAAGGTTCAGCTTTCCATCTCTGTAtgtttaaaacaaaatacaaaacattTGCCTTTTGTGAAAGTATATGCTGGGTATACTCTAGTCTAACAAGTGCTTCTTCATCCTCAACTGAATGACACAGCAACTGCAATTGCTGTTCTTGTAACAGTTAAGAGGTCTGTGCCTATTCAGAACCAAATGTCAGTTATTTCTCTGACATTGAAAGAGCTTTTTGTACTAAGTGACAGTAAAACAGTCCAAGACTTAAAGTGCTCTGAATCTATAGAAAAACTAAAGAATCTAAAGAAAGCTGCACTGATGTCAATGTCGGACCGGCAAACCAGCACAGCTACAACATAGATAAAGGAGCAGAAAGATGAAAGCCAACATTGGGCCGGAGAAGAAACAAGTGGAAAAGTAATCTTCCCCCCCATTATTATCACATTGCTACTTCACGAGACAGCGGAGCGTTGTCAGCCCTCATAGGACTGAGCGGGTTTATCCAAAGGTTATTACTTTTGTCTGGGACTACCAGTGTAAGGTTTAAATTGCCCAAATCAGAAAAGATAATACTTCCTGATGCGATTAAATTAACAGAGTCTGCAAAacgaaagttaaaaaaaaaaagtcgttTTCAATACTACTTAATGGCGATTAGGTTTTTACCAAGTAGTTCCATGCACAATTCTGTGTCAATTCGCCCATCTTCTGTTAGGGCTCCAAACACCAGTCCATCTGCCCCATGTATCTTAGCAAGACGGATGTCAGCCTTCATCACTTCCACCTCGCGGTCGGagtaaaggaagtccccacctcGCGGCCGAATcatcacatacactgggatctggACATATTGCTTGACTACTTGCAGAACACCTGACAAAACAGAGAGAAACAAAATGATGAAGGGAGCGTTTCAATGAAATAAACACTGCAGCCTGTGCTAGAGACACCAGCAGACAGAGGGAGATCAAACAGGGTTATTATCTAAAATGATAACCTTTTATGATTGCCACCAGCCATCTGTATGCTGAATACCCAACCGAGCGTCAAAATCAGCAGTAATAGAGAGATTAGATAAAAACAATCATCGTTTCGGGAAAAGGGACTTAATTAAATCATCAGAAATATCCTGGCTCCAAAACCTTGGGGATGAGTTAATTTCACGAACGTTCCTCAAAAATACACGAAGTTCATTTTCAATCAAATAAAATCTTGCCAATATTAAGACAAATTCAAACCACTTTCAGATTGAAAAACATAGCAAATAGCCTGTGAATTGGAAATGGTCCAGTCCATCCTGAATTGGTActgaaaatgataaaaaaaaatacaactgattttttattttagttAAATGTAGCATTAGGCTTGGGTAGTATGGTGTGGCTACATGAGAGTTTCTACCCGTGACCCTCCTGTTGAAAATGTTGGCTACCACTGATTTGTAGCTTATAGCGGCTGAATCAATGAATGTTGAAAAGAGTAATGCCACAAATCCCGCCTCAAAACAAACTTATGTAAACAATTGGCTTCTATAGACAAATTGACCAAACTGCTTTTTGGAAGCTAGGCCCAATTACAAATAGTTTTTCTTATGGGCCTCTAAATCGGGCAGTGTTTGCCAATCAAATGTTTCCACTACCCTTATCTGAGAGCCAATTAAGGTAAGGGATGCTTTACTTGTGCAAAATCTTGttcaacacacagtgacatcacacattgTAGAGTAGCCAGAGAAAATCAAACCCCTCTTAAGTTTTAGCTCCCCAAGTTTACAAACTGAAGACTTATGGGGGTCAGATGTTGATTAAAAATGAGACAACTCCATAAACAGGTCACTGCCATTTCTAGACATAGGTCCTAAGAGGGACAGTTCCTTTCAAAACACACATGTACCAATAGTAGGTGTGGTTCCTCCTTCCAGCAAATTGGCACAGAGCTCAATGCGACCAGCACCTAAAATAAGAGGTGAGAGGACATTTACCAGAAGATATTGGGGTTTCCCActagacacaaacagtgaataaTCTGACTTTTACCTCCCCTTTCAGCATTCACAGCGGACTCCACAGAATCCACACAAACCTCCATCAGAAAACCTTGATCCCCCATCtctacagagagacacagaaactgTTATAGGATACAGAACTTGAGTAAATTAGTATCGTCACGACATATTATAAGGCCAGGCTTTGCTGTGAGTAAGACGGTAGTACGCATGCTATATATCCATGTGCAACTAAGAGGAGTAACGGGGATTAATTACCGCAATTTGTATGTGATGAAATgtacaaaataaacatttcagGAAATGATCATTATAACAGTACTAATTTCTCGGTGAATGTGATAGTTACATAGAAAACATGTTACAAATATAAACACCTCACTCTTGATGAAGTATAAACTGACTTATTAGATGACCAAAGTCCCATACTCCTTTACGTTATATGAAAGCACAAATTGTTAAGAGGGGTCCATATATGTCTGCCATGAGAAAACATGGCAGACATATTTATAGTATTTTTTATTAACTGTATGAACTGGACTACATTTAGGGATATGTTCTGAGGCAGACATTTCCACAAAAAATCCCCATGGAAATCAAAAGGAATTTTTTTTGCCAAAAACGTCAGCTTTGGAGTTGATAGAATTACTCCCTTTGGCATTTTAGCACATTCTGAGTTTGTGTATATGAAAGAATATTTCCAAGAATAATGTTGCATATGACGAATCAGTAAGTGACACCAAAACAGGGTCA
It encodes:
- the CUTC gene encoding copper homeostasis protein cutC homolog isoform X4 — its product is MGDQGFLMEVCVDSVESAVNAERGGAGRIELCANLLEGGTTPTIGVLQVVKQYVQIPVYVMIRPRGGDFLYSDREVEVMKADIRLAKIHGADGLVFGALTEDGRIDTELCMELLAVSRPLAVTFHRAFDMVYDPAVAMETLISLGFERVLTSGCDSSALEGLPLIKRLVEQAKGRIIVMPGGGITERNLQRILEGAGVQEFHCSARSTRDSGMNYRNNSVSMGATLSTSEYSMKVADVTKVRTLNAMAKNIL
- the CUTC gene encoding copper homeostasis protein cutC homolog isoform X3, which codes for MGIQSAAKMGDQGFLMEVCVDSVESAVNAERGGAGRIELCANLLEGGTTPTIGVLQVVKQYVQIPVYVMIRPRGGDFLYSDREVEVMKADIRLAKIHGADGLVFGALTEDGRIDTELCMELLAVSRPLAVTFHRAFDMVYDPAVAMETLISLGFERVLTSGCDSSALEGLPLIKRLVEQAKGRIIVMPGGGITERNLQRILEGAGVQEFHCSARSTRDSGMNYRNNSVSMGATLSTSEYSMKVADVTKVRTLNAMAKNIL
- the CUTC gene encoding copper homeostasis protein cutC homolog isoform X1; this encodes MSAKGLSTVFPAQCVPGLTGSEGLSAFLCISEMGDQGFLMEVCVDSVESAVNAERGGAGRIELCANLLEGGTTPTIGVLQVVKQYVQIPVYVMIRPRGGDFLYSDREVEVMKADIRLAKIHGADGLVFGALTEDGRIDTELCMELLAVSRPLAVTFHRAFDMVYDPAVAMETLISLGFERVLTSGCDSSALEGLPLIKRLVEQAKGRIIVMPGGGITERNLQRILEGAGVQEFHCSARSTRDSGMNYRNNSVSMGATLSTSEYSMKVADVTKVRTLNAMAKNIL
- the CUTC gene encoding copper homeostasis protein cutC homolog isoform X2; translation: MIQFWFIEMGDQGFLMEVCVDSVESAVNAERGGAGRIELCANLLEGGTTPTIGVLQVVKQYVQIPVYVMIRPRGGDFLYSDREVEVMKADIRLAKIHGADGLVFGALTEDGRIDTELCMELLAVSRPLAVTFHRAFDMVYDPAVAMETLISLGFERVLTSGCDSSALEGLPLIKRLVEQAKGRIIVMPGGGITERNLQRILEGAGVQEFHCSARSTRDSGMNYRNNSVSMGATLSTSEYSMKVADVTKVRTLNAMAKNIL